The genomic stretch CTACACGGCACACGACGCCGAGGAGAACACCGCCGTCGCCCTGGTCGCGATCGACGTCACCCCGACCGCGACCGCCGACACCGCCCGCACCACCGCAGGCACCGCCGTCACCGTCCGCGGACCCGGCGTGCTCGGGAACGACCGCGGCACCACGCTGCGGGTCGTGTCCGTCGGGACGGCCGCCCACGGCGCCGCGACCATCGCCGCCGACGGCACCTTCGTCTACACGCCGGCCGCCGGGTTCTCCGGCACCGACACCGTGCCGTACACGGTGCGGGATGCCAGCGGGCAGACCGTCGACACCAGCGTCACCGTGACCGTCGGGATCGCCGCGGCCGACGACACCGGCCGCACGATCGCCGGGACGGCGCTCGCCGTGGACGCCCGCCACGGGCTGCTCCGCAACGACTCGGGCACCGGGCTCACCACGAGCCTCGCCCGCGCGGCGGCACACGGCACCGTCCGCGTGCAGTCCGACGGGTCGTACGTCTACACGCCGGCCGCCGGGTTCACCGGACGGGACACGTTCACGTACACGGTGACCGACGCCTCCGGGCAGACCACCCGTGCGACCGCGACCATCACGGTCGTCGCCGCAGCGGTCGCCACCGACGACCGGGGCACCGGCCGGACCGGACGCACCGTCACCGTCGAGCCGCTCGACAACGACAGCCCGACCGGTGGTGCGACGTTCGACACCGACACGCTGCACCTGGTCGACCCCGCCACCGGGCACATGACCGACCGGGTCACCGTGCGCGGCTCGGGCAGCTGGCACGTCGAGGACGGGGTCGTCACCTTCACGCCCGTCCGCGGCTTCCACGGCACCGAGAAGGTCGACTACACCGTGCAGGACAGCGCCGGGCAGGTCGTCACCGCGACGATCACCGTCACCTACCCGGTCGGGATCGCAGCCGTCGCCCACGTGGCGCAGCTCGCCTTCACCGGCAGCACGGGCCTGGCAGGGCGCGGGCTCGGGGCGCTCGCACTGCTGCTGGCCGGGGCAGCGCTGCTGCTCCGGCGGCGGATGCTGGCCGACGGATCGGTCGAGGAGACCGGGCCGATCGGACCGCGCCGACGCCGGTAGGCGTCGTCCGGAGTTCCGTGACAGCCGGGAGGCCCGGATCACGTCAGCCGATCGGCTCACGTGATCCGGGCCTCCCGTCCGTGTGTGGCGCGGGCGCGGCCCGTCAGTCGGTGCGGAGGGTGTCGTTCTCGTCGGAGGCCACCGGCTCGACCGGGGTCCAGCCGTACCAGCGGCCGTCGACCTCGGCCGTGAGGCGTCCGTCGCCGCAGGTGACGAGGGACGTCGTCGGCAGGCGGTCCGGCAGGAAGCCGGCGGTCATCGCCGGGCCGCCCTTCGCGTCGTCGACCGACTTGCACGCGCTCGTGTCGACCCCGTCGGCCGACGTGAAGCCGATGACGTAGCCGGGCTTGCTCGTGTCGAGCCGGACGTCGATGTCCTCTGCATCCGTCGGCACCCACTTCGGCATGAACCAGGCGAGGTCCTCGGAGTTCGCCGTCGACGGGGCATCGGCGTAGGTGGCGAAGTGCTCCTGCTGCTCGGGCAGGTACGGCTTCACCACGCTGCAGCCGGCGAGGGCCAGGACGATGACGCCCATGCCGAGGACGCCGACCGCGGAGGTGAGGGCCGAACGCTCGGATCGGGTGGTGGTCTGGGTGGTGTCGGCTGTGGTGTCGTTCGTGGTGCGGTGCTGCGTCGAGGTCATGTGTCCATCGTCTCGACGGGGTACCTACCGGGGAATGTGGCCACCTGCCGGAACGGGGTGGGGCTGACCCCCGGGTTGCCGGGCTACTGTGCCGGGATGGCTGACGACCCGATGCGCGCCCTGTTCTCGAGCGCGATGACCGCTGTTCCGGGCGGCGGCGACGCCGGACGGGCGGCCGGACTCGTGGGGCTCCTCGGGCTGCTGACCGCGCTCGTCTCGCTGGTCGGTGCCGTGGTGGTGGGGATCGGCGCGTTCGTCGTCGTGCTCGCACCGCTGGTGGTCGGGTTGGGTGTGGGGCTGCTGCCCGGCTTCACTCCGGGGCCCTGACCGGGGACCGTCGCCGGTCGACCCGTCGTGTCAGCCGACCCGCTGTTCCAGGCGATCCGTTGCCAGGTGGACAGTGCCTCCCAGCGCGTCGGGTCGAACCGGAACATGCTGCCCATGCCCGGCTGGTCGAGCTCGGGGGTGATCGGGACCCGGGTGAGGCTCGCCAGCAGGAGCGCCCCGACCCCGCCGTGCGCCACGAACACGATCGACCGCTGCGGCGTCTCGGCGACGAGCTGACGGACCGCCTGCTCGATCCGGCGCTGCGCATCGACGGCCCGTTCCCATCCGCGGACCGACTCCAGAGGCCGGGCGAAGAACGCATCGACGGTCGGCTCGAACTCCTGCGGATCGAGGTAGCCCGTGGCGCTGCGGTCCATCTCGCCCAGTCGCGCGTCGACTTCGGCGTCGAGCTGCCACGACCTGGCGAGCACCGCGGCGGTGTCGAGCGCCTTCCGTTCGGTGCTGCTGACCAGCCGCTCCGGCCGGGGCAGGACAGAAGCGGCACGTCCGGCGCGAGCAACTCCCTGCGGTGACAGGCCCCAGTCCTCGATCGGCACGGCGGGGTCCACGACGACCTCGGGGTGGGTGAGGAACGTGCAGTGCATCCGACGACAGTACTGTCGGGGTGTGGTCCTCGTCGGTGGTCGAACCGTGCTCGACGTCATCTCGCCGGAGCTCGCGCGCCGCATCGTCGCGCGTGACGAGCAGCCGGGGGACGACTGGCATCCGGAGTACCCGTTCGCGGACGAGCTCGACCCGCTGCGGTCACTCGCGGCCGCGTCGAGCACCGACCCGGTCTTCACCATGTACCTGATCCGGCGGCGATCGGACGGCTCGGCGGTCGGCGGCATCGGGTTCTTCGGGCCGCCGGACGGCACCGGGACCGTGGAGTTCGGGTACGGGCTCGTCCCGTCGGCCCGGGGCGCAGGAATCGCGACCGAGGCCGTCGAGCTGGCACTCCAGCATGCGGCTGACAACGGGGCACGGGCGGCCGTCGCGGACACCGACGTCGCGAACGTCCCCTCGCAGCGGGTCCTCGAGAAGAACGGCTTCGTCGAGGTCCGGCGCGGCGCAGCGCTCGTGTTCTACCGACGTGAGCTCGTCTGACGGACGGTTGCAGCGCCTCCCGGCTGGTGCTCGTCCCCCTCGGATGGAGTCAGCGGCGTGCCGCCACGACGGCGGACGCCACCGCGATCAGGACGAGACCGGAGACGCCGATCGCCGCAGCGCCGACGCCGGAGTGCGCGACGAGCGCGCCGGTGAGCGCAGCGCCGAGGGCGATGCCCGCGGCCGATGCGGAGTTGATCCAGGTGAACCCCTGTGTCAGCGCCGCAGCCGGCACCGTCGCCTGCACGATCTGTGACGACGACGCGACGAGCGGAGCGATCGCCGTCCCGCCGACGAGCAGCATCACCATCAAGCCCGCGAGCGTCGGCCACGCGGCCCCGATCAGGACGGCCACGGCGAGCACGATCGACGCGACCAGCTGGACGACCTGTGGCCGCGGACTCGTCCGGAGTGCGCCGTACGCGAGCCCTGCCACGATGCTCGCCGCACTGGACAGGGCGAGGACGACTCCGATGAGGGGTTGCATGCCCCGGGCGGCGGCGACGGCCGTGACGAGCAGCGGAACGGCGCCGAAGAAGCAGCCCAGCCCCAGGTTCACGCCGAGCGTCCAGCGGAAGCCCGGCACGGCGAGGACGTGCGACGGCTCCCGGGTGTGAGACGCCCGCGGCCGGTGCGGTCGCGGGGCCGTGTGCCGCTGCAGCGACACGACGCCGCAGCCGACCGCGACGAGCATCGCCGCCGCGGCCGACCCGGCCCAGGGGGCCAGGAGCGAACTCGCGAGCGTCGCGAGGACCGGTCCGACCAAGAACACCGCGTCGTTGACGGTCGCCTCGAGCGAGAACGCGACGCGGAGCGCCGTCGGTTCGGCCAGGAGGCCCGCCCACCGTGCCGCCGACAGCGCGCCGGGCTGCGGCATCGCGGCACCGGCGAGGACGACGGCCGCCAGCGTGACCGCGACCGGAGCCGACCCGGCGAGGAGGACCGCGGCGATGACGGCCACGACGTGGACGACGGTGACCGCCGGCACCGTCACCGACTGTCCCCAACGGTCCACGAGGCGGGCGACCTGCGGTCCCACCGCTGCCTCGGCGACGGCGAACGAGCCCGTCGCGGCGCCGGCGACGGCGAAGGACCCCGACGCATGCTGGACCGAGAACAGCAGGCCGAGCCCGGTCATCGCGACGCCGAGACGGGCGAGCGCCGCTGGCAGGAAGAACCCGAGCGCGCCTGGACGGCGGAGGACGCCCCCGTAGCGGGAGCGTGCCGAGCGGATGGCTCCGAGGAGAAACGACGAAGGAGCATGCGCAGTCGCCATGGACGATGCCTCCGACGCGGTGCGAGCTGTCAGTCGGCAGACAAGTCGGCCTGGGCTTCGACGATCAGCATCGGCACCGCGGTACCTCGCCATGATGGCGGGGCGGAGGGCCGTGGCGCAAGGCTCCCGGCGGTCCGGGCGACCGGTCCGGGCCGAACGTCAGACCTCCCAGTCCGACGAGTACGTCCTGCCCTGCAGCAGTTGCGCCAGTTCGACGTGGACCGACACCGTCTTGTCGAGACGATCGGCGCGGTCCGGCCGCAGCTGGTCGCCGTCCCAGTCCCGCTCGGAGAAGTACGCCGTGTAGGGGTTCACGATGCATTTGAAGTCCAGCATCAGTGATTGCGCGAGTGGTCCGGTCGCCATCGTGCTGTGCGGCAGACCGGCAGCGCAGACGAACGTGACGACCTTGTCGAACCATGCCGCACGCCGACCTGCACCGGTCGCGCCGGTGGACTCGATGAGCGACTTCACCGTCGATGACGGCGCCCAGTTGTAGATCGGGAAGGCGAGGACGACACCGTCCGCTTCGTCGATGACGCGGTGCACGGCGCTGAACACGTCGCTGTCGAACACACCGTCGTTGTCGAACGGCGGCAGCGAGACGTCCGCTAGATCGACCACCGTGCTCCGATGTCCCTGCGAGGAGATGGCGTCAGCCGTGTGCTCGGCGAGTCGGCGGCTCACGCTCGCCGGGTCGAGGCTGCAGGAGAAGACCGGGAGGTTCAGCGACGACACACGAGCACGGTACCGAAGCGACGGGTCATCCGACGCGACGGCTCCGCTGCCGTCGGACCTGCACGAGCATCACCATCAGCGCGAGCCCGATCAGCACCGGGATCCAGACGGATCCGGATGCGGCCGGTGCCACGACGACTCCGAGCACCAGGCAGGTCCCCGCACAGACCGCGATGACGACGTCACTGGCTGTCCACTTCATGGTCGTTCCCCTCGTTCGACTTCCTGACACGCTACGACTCTGCTGCGCCGGTGTCACCCCGGGAAGCCATGGTCGAGAACACGAGGTCCCTGACGGTCGCCGCGTCCTGCGTCGCGCGGTCGATCAGGACGCCTGGCATCCCGGCAGATCGAGCGCCGGCTACGTCGCGGACGGGATCGTCGCCGAAGAAGACGCAGTCGGCGGGGCGGACTCCCACCTCGGCCGCGAGTGCCACGAACGCACGAGCGTCGGGCTTCTGGAACCCGATCCGCTCCGAGACGCACACGACGTCGAACAGCTGGTCGATCCCGGTCTGCGCGAGCTTGTCGAGCTGCTGTTCCTCGGACCCGTTGGTGAGGAGCCCGACGCGGTACCCCTGCGCACGGAGGTCTCGCAAGAGGTCCGCGACGTCGGGGAACGTCCGCCACGCAGCCCGGTACGAGCGGAGGTAGTCCGCGAACATCGCGTCGACCCCCGCGTCGTCTGCGGGGATGACACAACCGAGCGGCGGCAGCACGGTCCGGAGGCGCTGCCGACGTTGCTCAGGGAAGCTGACCTCCCCGAGACGCCACCGTTCGAACTGCTCCTCCTCCGCGGCGAACCAGGAGGCGAGCGTGGCCTCCGTGCTCTCCGCTCCCTGGCGCTCGAGGAACGCCGCTGCCCCGAGCCGAGCTGCACCGACGTGGTCGAACAGCGTGCCGTCCAGGTCGAAGCAGGCTGCCCGCGGGGTCGTCATCCGAGGTCCAGACAGAACGCCATGACGGCCTGCTGCACGGGGAGCAGCGGTGCCTTGAAGGCGTGCCCGACGAAGGCGGGGTGGTCGATCGCGTCGGCGCTCACCTCTCGGCCGCGGATGAACGGCGGGCAGGGCGCGAAGCGGACTCCGGTCGGCGCCAGGTCGAGCAGCTCCGCGGTGACGCGGAACGGCGCGAGCGCGTCGGCATGACGGCCGGGTCCGTCGGTCAGGACCACGTCTGCTGACCGCACCGCAGCCTCCAGGTCGTCGGTCCAGACCGCACCCGGAGTCGCGAGGTCAGCGGGGCAGCACTGCACCAGGTCGAGCTGCAGGACGCGAGCGGCCTCTTGCCAGGCGCGGGCGATGTTGCCGTCCGCGCCCACGAAGAGGAAGCGGAGCGCGGTGATCTCGCCGTGTCGGCGCAGCGAGAACAGGTCGGCGAGCACCTCGCACGGATGGTTCTCGTTGGTCATTGCGTTCACGACGGGCAGCGCCTGCGCCGCGGCCAGCTGCTCGATGACCGCCAGGTCCGGGTGCCGGGCCACGACGATGTCGGCCCAAGGAGCCAGGTACTCGGCGACGTCCGCGAGCGCCTCCGGTTTGTCGAGCGTCGTGTCCGGGAACACGATCGGCTGCAAGCCCATCAGGGACGCTCCGCGTTCGAACGTCACACGCGTGCGCAGGCTCGTCGACGGGAAGAAGAGGACGGCTGCGCCATGCGTCGTCGGACCGCGGCCCTGGTCGTAGGCGTCAGCGAGGGCGAAGACCGCTTCGACGTCGTCTGCCGACCAGGCGTCGAGGGTGGTGAGGGACCGCATGGCACCACCGTAGACAGTGGCGAGTCTGCTCATCGTGCCGCGGAGTCCGCTGCCTCCTGGCTCCCCAGCCACTCTGTGAACCGCGGACCGATGACCTCGGCGTCTGCTCCGGGAACCAGCGCCCCGTTCCGGAAGGCCCGCCCCATCGAGCCCGGGATCGGCACCGGGACCGCGACCACACCCCGGTCGGGCAGGGACTGCGTCATCTCCCAGAGTGTCATCGTCTCCGGGCCCGCAACGTCGACCGCTGTCTCGGTCCGGAGGCCCGTGGCGACGTCGGCGACGACCGTTGCGACGCTGTCGAGTGCGACCGGCGCGATGGTCATGCCGGGCACGAGTGCGAACGGCCCGGTCCGCATCCGCTCGAGGTGCTGTCGCGCGAACTCGAACCACTGTGTCGAGCGCACGATCGTGAGTCGCGGGCTCACGTCCCTCGCGATCTGCTCCTGAGCGGTCTTGCCGGCGAAGTACCCGTAGCCCTGCACCGCGGGCAGCGTGCAGTTGACGATCGACAGGAGCACGTGGTGCGCCTGGAGGTCCGTCGCGGCTGCGGCGATCGCTCGTGTCGAGTGGCCGAAGAAGTCGGTGGCGCGCCGCCGGCTCGTGGTGAACATGCCGGTCGCCTCGACGATGACGTCAGCTCCCGCCAGTCGCTTCGTGGCGTCGTCACGGAGCACGTCGAAACCGGTCGCTCGCGAATGTCGCGTCACGTCGCACCCCCGTGCCTGCAGCGCCCGTTCGATCGCGCGTCCGGAAGCGCCCCCACCCACCACAGCAACCTGCATGCCGTCCCCCTCGTGACTCTACAGATGTAGAGGATACTACGATCGACTGGTGTCCGAGCGGCGGAAGTCCCTGGCAGACGCTGGTCTGCGGCTGGTCGCACGCGAGGGCGTGCGCGCGCTGACGCACCGGGCGGTCGACGCAGAGGCCGGGGTCCCAGCGGGATCGACCTCGTACTACGCGCGGAGCCGGAACGAACTCACGGCCCTCGTGGTCGCTCGGATCTCCGAACGCCTCGCGACCACGCTCGAGACCGTGGCCGTGCCTCCCGTCCTCGACGTCGATGCCGCGACCGGCATCGCGGAGGGGTTCCTCGAGACACTGGCGCGCGAGCACGATGCCCAGGCAGCGCGACTGGCGTTGCTCACCGAACTGCGGGCCGACGATGCGGTGCGGACGCCCCTGACCGCGGCGGACCCCGTCCGCGCCGCACTCATCGCCACCGCAGAGCAGATCCTCCGGGCGCTGGGCGTGCCCGATGCCCCTGCGGCCGCGGTCGACTTCGTCGGCCTGGTCGACGCGCTCCTGCTCTACCGCATCGCTCGCGTCGGCCCGATCGACTCACGTCGCGTCCTCACCGCCTACCTCGGAGGTCTCGCATCGCGGTGACGGAGAGATCGATCCCTAGGGATGGTTCAGCGATCAGAACAGCGGCTCGATGAGGTGCGGCCCGTCGTTCCGCACGCTGTTCACCGTCCGCGCGACCTCGTACTGCTCGAGGCCCGCCGCGACCTCCAGCGACTCCCGGTCGAGCAGCGCGAGCAGGTCGTCGGTGCCGGCACCGTCGCCGAGCCAGGCGTCGTAGCCGTCGGGGGTCAGGAACGCCGGCATCCGGTCGTGCACCTCACCCGGAGCGACGTGGGCGTCCCGCGTGATGATCGCGAGCGACAGTCGCCACTTGTCCGGGTCGTCCTCGGGCTTCGTGGGGTCGGGCCAGGCACTGACGACACCGGCCATCGCCAGCGCTCCGCCGGGCTCGTGGACGAAGTGCGGCTCCTTGCCGTCCTCCCGCACGACCCACTCGTAGTAGCCCTGCGCCGGCACGATGCACCGGTTCGTCGCGAACGCCCGCTTGAACATGCCGCTCGTGGCGACGGTCTCGATGCGGGCGTTGATCGGCTTCGGGCGCTGCTTCTGGAAGTCCTTCGCCCAGCTCGGTACGAAGCCCCAGCTGATCTGCGGCAGTTCGCGCTGCCCGTGCCGCTGCCGGACCGCGTACACGGGGTCGGTCGGCGCGACGTTCCAGCTCGACGCGAGGCCGGCGTGGACCTCGCCGGTGTCCTCGTCGACGTGCTCGGTGCGCGCCGCGAGCTCCCCGACGAGTTCGGGCAGCAGGTCAGCGGTGGTGTCGGAGACGACGAAGCGGCCACACATGAGCCCAGTGTGCACGGAGCCGCTGACGTGCGCGCTGGTCACAGTGCGCTGTAGCCCGCTGGCAGCGCCCCGCGGCCCGACAGCGCCCGCAGCAGCAGCGGCCCGTCCCCACGCCGGACCGCCGCCTCGGCGAGCAACAGACTGGAGGCCCGCACCGCCTCCACCGGCACCGCGACGTCCACGACGTGGCCGGCTCCGGCGACCGCACGCACCAGGTCGTCTCCGTGCACGACGAGTTCCAGCACCCGGGTGCGGAGGTACTCGTCCACGGGGAGACGGAGGCCGCCCACGACGGTGATGCGGGCCTCCCGGCCGGCGGTGTCGACCGCAGCGAGTGCGCGGTCACGAGCCAAGGCCACCGCAGCTGCCGGTTCGGAGCCGAGCGCAGCGCCGGCGGCGACGCCCCGGGCGGCGACGTCGTCGGGGTCGGCGACGGAGCCCGCGGTGGCGCGGAGGTAGCCGACGGCGTCCACGACGTCGTGGGACTCGTCGGGGGAGTCCTTCGCCGACAGGTAGGCGGCGACGGTCAGCAGTGCCCGGTTCGTGTGTCCGACGAGGGCGCGGACGTCCCAGACGCCGAGCGCCGGGGCGGTCCAGAGCGGGGGGTCGTCCGCCGGCGTCGGCAGGGCATCGACGACCTCGACGAACCAGGCCGCAGTCGTGGCGAAGAGCTGGCGGGGGACCATGCGCTCATCCTGTCCCGAGTGACGCCTGGCGTCACCCGTCTCCCGGGTCAGTCTCCGGGCAGCCCGATCTTCGATCCGGACGGGAACCGGTTGCGTTCGGTCGGGGGCGTGGCCGGGGTCTCGGACGGCGGTGACGCAGCGGCGGCGCGGTGCGCACGCTCGGTCCGGCCGAGCTGCCAGAACGTGGCGGGGAGGGTCCAGACGACCAGGAGTGTCATCGTGAAGCCCACCGTGGCCCGTTCGCCGGTGGTGAGCAGCGCGATGCCCGCGAGCGAGCAGCCGATCAGGACCGCTGCGGCCCGTGCGACGTCGACCACGAGTGTCCGCCGCACCAGTGCCGTGTCGTGCAGGACGTCGGTGCGGTCCTCGGGTCGCATCTCGGGCGGCTGCCGGACCAGGTAGCGCTGCACGGAGGCGCGGGCCAGCCGCATCGTCTCGGGCCGGACCGTTTCGTTGTCGATCGTGGCAAGCGGCTCCTGGGTCTGCGCGAGCGGGAAGCACCCGACGGTGACCAGGCCGGCCGCCAGCGAGGTGAGCACCACCACGATCGTCGCCCGGACGGGTCCGGAGTCGATCCAGCCGGTGTTCACGGCAGTGAGGCCGAGCACCAGGGCTGCGAGGAGCCCCACGACGATGCCCCCGATGACGGCTCGTCGGAAGCGCTTCGGCGAGACGTCCTCGCCGAACCGCGCACGGAACACCTGCCACCCCAGTCGGAACACGGCCCCTGTCTACCGGCTCCCGCTGAGGATCGCTCGGACACGCCCGGCCATCTGCGGTGGTGCGGCGCCCCGGTCGCGCGACCCCGGGCCTCCACAGCGATCGTCCAGCGACGGTCGATCACCTGGCGGCATGAGTCTCGACATCGTCTACACCGCAGCCGCCCACGCCACCGGAGGCGGCCGCGACGGACACGTCCGCACCGAGGACGACCGCATCGACCTCGACACCCGACCGCCGAAGGAGATGGGCGGCAGCGGCGAGGGTACCAACCCCGAACAGCTCTTCGCCGCCGGGTACGCGGCCTGCTTCCTCGGCGCGCTGCACGCCGCCGGCCGTGAGCTGACGCTGGACACCACCGGCGCCGAGGTCTCCGCCGAGGTCAGCATCGGCGGCAACGGCTCGGGCGGCTTCGGCCTGGCCGTCGAGCTCGACGTCTACGCACCGAGCGTCGCCGGACCCGAACGACAGCGGCTGGTCGAGCTCGCGCACACCATCTGCCCCTACTCGAACGCCACGCGCGGCAACATCACGGTGACGCTCTCGCTCGTCGACTGACGCGCCCGCGGTGCTCACCGCTCCCTAGGCTGGAGCGGTGAGCCCCGACCGCTGCCCCTGCCTGAGCGGCAACCCCTACGACGAGTGCTGCGGCCCCCTCCATGCCGGTGCGCCCGCACCCACCGCCGAACGGCTGATGCGGTCGCGGTTCTCCGCCTTCGCGCTCGGCCTGCCGGAGTACCTGCTCCGCAGCTGGCACCCGCGCACCCGGCCGGAGTCGCTCGACCTGGACCCCGGGCAGCGCTGGACGCGGCTCGACATCGTCGGCACCCGGTCGGGAGGCCCGTTCGACTCCGCCGGCACCGTCACCTTCCGCGCATGGTGGCGCTCCGACACCGAGCGCGGGACGCTCGAGGAGACGAGTGACTTCGTCCGCGAGTGCGGGCACTGGTACTACGTGGACGGTGTTGTGGTCTGACGGCGGTGGGCGGGGCGTGTGCCGTCCGTCTGGGCGTCCGCCGAGACGCCGGTGTCTCGGTGAGACGCCGCGGTCTGCCCGAGACGCCGCGGAAGTCGGGGGCGTCTCGGGCGCTCGGCGGCGCCGGACGGAGACGGGGGCGTCTCGCCGTGGCCCGCGTCAGCCGATGGTCTCCGGCAAGCCCACGGCAGCGCGCATGGCCCGGCGGACCTCGGCCTCGGCGGGCAGCAGTTCGTCCTCGTCCCCGGTCAGGAAGAAACGGATCTGCCCGATCGCCTGCTCGCTGAGCATGTCGAGGCCGTTCAGCACCCGGCCGCCCGCCGCCGTCCACGCCGTGGCGGCCCGGGTCGGCCACGGCTCGTACGCCACGTCGAACAGCACCGCGTCCGGACCGGACGGCACGAGGGGCAGTTCGTCCGCCGCGCCCCCCGGCAGCGTCGACACCACGAAGCCCATCGGGTCCGCCGAACCGAGGTCCTGCAGGTCGTGCACCTCGAGCGTCACACCGAGTCGAGCCGCCAGCAGCACCAGGTCACTCGCCTTGGCGGTGTCGCGCAGGAACACCCGCACCAGTGAGGCGCCGAGTCGCAGTGACGCGGTGAGGGCGCTCGCCGCGGTCGCCCCGCCGCCCAGGATGGTGGCCTCGCCCGGCACGTGACCGAGCGCCGCGACCGGGCGGACGATCCCCTCGACGTCGGTGTTCGCACCCGCCAGGACGACCGACGAGCCCTCGCGGCGGAACGCGACCGTGTTCGCGACTCCGAGCTCGTCGACGAGCGGGGTCATCCGGTCGAGCAGGGGGAGCACCTCGCGCTTCAGCGGCATCGTGAGACTGAGGCCACGCCACTCGGAGCCGAGCCCCGCGACGAACGCGGCGAGCCCACCGGAGGCGACCTCGTGCCTCCCGTACGAGAACGGCACCCCGAGCACGTCGTAGGCCGCAGCGTGCAGCGTGGGGGAGAGCGAGTGCGCGATCGGGGAGCCGAGAACGGCGAGTTCCGTGCGGTCGGCGTCAGGGAAGGTGAGGGCCACGCGCGCAGCCTATCCAGGCAGGCCCCGGCGCCCACCCGGGCTGCGAACCCTTAGGTTAGGCTACCCTTCGTGATCCGATCCTCCCTCTCCAAGCGCCGTTCCGGGCGTGTGCTCGCCGCGGCCGGCGCCGTCGTCGCAGCCGCGCTCGTGCTGGCCGGGTGCTCCTCGTCGAGCCCCTCGTCCTCGTCGTCCGCCGCCGGCTCGTCCGACGGCGCCTTCCCCGTGTCGATCACGACCGGGCTCGGCACCACGACGATCGACTCCGCCCCCAAGCGCGTCGTCGCCCTCGGCTGGGGAGACGCCGAGACCGCCCTCGAACTCGGCGTGCAGCCCGTCGGCGCCAGTGACTGGCTCGCCTTCGGCGGCGACGGCGTCGGCCCGTGGCTCAAGGGGGCGTACAAGAAGTCCCCGAAGATCATCAAGACGCTCGAGCCCAGCTACGAAGACATCCTCAAGCTCAAGCCGGACCTGATCCTCGACGTGAAGTCCTCGGGCGACAAGGACCGCTACGACAAGCTGTCCGCCATCGCCCCGACCGTCGCGATCCCGAAGGGTGGCGAGAAC from Curtobacterium sp. MCLR17_032 encodes the following:
- a CDS encoding histidine phosphatase family protein, producing the protein MHCTFLTHPEVVVDPAVPIEDWGLSPQGVARAGRAASVLPRPERLVSSTERKALDTAAVLARSWQLDAEVDARLGEMDRSATGYLDPQEFEPTVDAFFARPLESVRGWERAVDAQRRIEQAVRQLVAETPQRSIVFVAHGGVGALLLASLTRVPITPELDQPGMGSMFRFDPTRWEALSTWQRIAWNSGSADTTGRPATVPGQGPGVKPGSSPTPNPTTSGASTTTNAPIPTTTAPTSETSAVSSPRSPTSPAARPASPPPGTAVIALENRARIGSSAIPAQ
- a CDS encoding GNAT family N-acetyltransferase, whose amino-acid sequence is MVLVGGRTVLDVISPELARRIVARDEQPGDDWHPEYPFADELDPLRSLAAASSTDPVFTMYLIRRRSDGSAVGGIGFFGPPDGTGTVEFGYGLVPSARGAGIATEAVELALQHAADNGARAAVADTDVANVPSQRVLEKNGFVEVRRGAALVFYRRELV
- a CDS encoding MFS transporter yields the protein MATAHAPSSFLLGAIRSARSRYGGVLRRPGALGFFLPAALARLGVAMTGLGLLFSVQHASGSFAVAGAATGSFAVAEAAVGPQVARLVDRWGQSVTVPAVTVVHVVAVIAAVLLAGSAPVAVTLAAVVLAGAAMPQPGALSAARWAGLLAEPTALRVAFSLEATVNDAVFLVGPVLATLASSLLAPWAGSAAAAMLVAVGCGVVSLQRHTAPRPHRPRASHTREPSHVLAVPGFRWTLGVNLGLGCFFGAVPLLVTAVAAARGMQPLIGVVLALSSAASIVAGLAYGALRTSPRPQVVQLVASIVLAVAVLIGAAWPTLAGLMVMLLVGGTAIAPLVASSSQIVQATVPAAALTQGFTWINSASAAGIALGAALTGALVAHSGVGAAAIGVSGLVLIAVASAVVAARR
- a CDS encoding NADPH-dependent FMN reductase produces the protein MSSLNLPVFSCSLDPASVSRRLAEHTADAISSQGHRSTVVDLADVSLPPFDNDGVFDSDVFSAVHRVIDEADGVVLAFPIYNWAPSSTVKSLIESTGATGAGRRAAWFDKVVTFVCAAGLPHSTMATGPLAQSLMLDFKCIVNPYTAYFSERDWDGDQLRPDRADRLDKTVSVHVELAQLLQGRTYSSDWEV
- a CDS encoding HAD family hydrolase; the encoded protein is MTTPRAACFDLDGTLFDHVGAARLGAAAFLERQGAESTEATLASWFAAEEEQFERWRLGEVSFPEQRRQRLRTVLPPLGCVIPADDAGVDAMFADYLRSYRAAWRTFPDVADLLRDLRAQGYRVGLLTNGSEEQQLDKLAQTGIDQLFDVVCVSERIGFQKPDARAFVALAAEVGVRPADCVFFGDDPVRDVAGARSAGMPGVLIDRATQDAATVRDLVFSTMASRGDTGAAES
- a CDS encoding ornithine carbamoyltransferase, yielding MRSLTTLDAWSADDVEAVFALADAYDQGRGPTTHGAAVLFFPSTSLRTRVTFERGASLMGLQPIVFPDTTLDKPEALADVAEYLAPWADIVVARHPDLAVIEQLAAAQALPVVNAMTNENHPCEVLADLFSLRRHGEITALRFLFVGADGNIARAWQEAARVLQLDLVQCCPADLATPGAVWTDDLEAAVRSADVVLTDGPGRHADALAPFRVTAELLDLAPTGVRFAPCPPFIRGREVSADAIDHPAFVGHAFKAPLLPVQQAVMAFCLDLG
- a CDS encoding SOS response-associated peptidase is translated as MCGRFVVSDTTADLLPELVGELAARTEHVDEDTGEVHAGLASSWNVAPTDPVYAVRQRHGQRELPQISWGFVPSWAKDFQKQRPKPINARIETVATSGMFKRAFATNRCIVPAQGYYEWVVREDGKEPHFVHEPGGALAMAGVVSAWPDPTKPEDDPDKWRLSLAIITRDAHVAPGEVHDRMPAFLTPDGYDAWLGDGAGTDDLLALLDRESLEVAAGLEQYEVARTVNSVRNDGPHLIEPLF
- a CDS encoding maleylpyruvate isomerase N-terminal domain-containing protein; translated protein: MVPRQLFATTAAWFVEVVDALPTPADDPPLWTAPALGVWDVRALVGHTNRALLTVAAYLSAKDSPDESHDVVDAVGYLRATAGSVADPDDVAARGVAAGAALGSEPAAAVALARDRALAAVDTAGREARITVVGGLRLPVDEYLRTRVLELVVHGDDLVRAVAGAGHVVDVAVPVEAVRASSLLLAEAAVRRGDGPLLLRALSGRGALPAGYSAL
- a CDS encoding organic hydroperoxide resistance protein, which encodes MSLDIVYTAAAHATGGGRDGHVRTEDDRIDLDTRPPKEMGGSGEGTNPEQLFAAGYAACFLGALHAAGRELTLDTTGAEVSAEVSIGGNGSGGFGLAVELDVYAPSVAGPERQRLVELAHTICPYSNATRGNITVTLSLVD
- a CDS encoding YchJ family metal-binding protein; amino-acid sequence: MSPDRCPCLSGNPYDECCGPLHAGAPAPTAERLMRSRFSAFALGLPEYLLRSWHPRTRPESLDLDPGQRWTRLDIVGTRSGGPFDSAGTVTFRAWWRSDTERGTLEETSDFVRECGHWYYVDGVVV